In Mesorhizobium sp. 113-3-3, a genomic segment contains:
- a CDS encoding sugar ABC transporter ATP-binding protein has translation MEHRDSIAHGHAAATDRSDVVLSAERISKSFGGIAALVDVGFELRRGEVHALMGENGAGKSTLMKILSGVYTGYEGTVSVDGRPASFAGVREAEDAGIAIIHQELNLVPELSVADNIFLGREKLIAGLIVDRKASSRAAGALLQRLGIELDPEARVGALRVGEQQLVEIAKALSMSARILIMDEPTSALSPAECQRLFRIIRQLADSGVAIVYISHRIDEVMHLAGRVTVFRDGRHVLTRPMAELDENAIISAMVGRDLLASSQHERDPGGRTVLSVSNLSLSKPDRQGWRQVIDGVSFDLAAGEILGIGGLLGSGRTEIMEAIFGSSDGRTGGEIRLDGLPVDIRSPRDARRLGIALVTEDRKTQGLHLQASITDNVALPLVGSLARFGIRSLAGEQGLARQAVKALGIRCQDIDQSAGTLSGGNQQKVVIAKWLATRPRVLLLDEPTRGIDVGAKREIYDLIFQLARDGLAIAVISSELPELLHLSDRILVMADGRQTGILSRDAASEEAIMRLAAPRRTLSRPAA, from the coding sequence ATGGAGCACAGGGATTCCATCGCCCATGGGCATGCCGCGGCGACGGACCGTTCCGATGTCGTCCTGAGCGCCGAGCGCATTTCCAAGAGCTTCGGCGGCATCGCCGCCCTGGTCGATGTCGGCTTCGAATTGCGGCGTGGCGAGGTCCATGCCCTGATGGGCGAGAATGGCGCCGGCAAGTCGACGCTGATGAAGATCCTGTCCGGCGTCTATACCGGCTATGAAGGTACGGTCAGCGTCGATGGAAGGCCGGCCAGCTTCGCCGGCGTGCGCGAGGCCGAGGATGCCGGCATCGCCATCATCCACCAGGAGCTCAACCTGGTGCCGGAACTCAGCGTCGCCGACAATATCTTCCTTGGACGCGAGAAACTGATCGCCGGGCTGATCGTCGACCGCAAGGCGAGCAGCCGTGCCGCGGGCGCCCTTCTGCAGCGGCTCGGCATCGAACTCGACCCCGAAGCGCGCGTCGGCGCCCTGCGCGTCGGCGAACAGCAGCTGGTCGAAATCGCCAAGGCGCTGTCGATGTCGGCGCGCATCCTGATCATGGACGAGCCGACCTCGGCGCTGTCGCCGGCCGAATGCCAGCGGCTGTTCCGCATCATCCGCCAGCTTGCCGACAGCGGCGTCGCCATCGTCTACATCTCGCACCGCATCGACGAGGTCATGCATCTGGCCGGCCGTGTCACCGTCTTCCGCGACGGGCGCCACGTGCTGACGCGGCCGATGGCCGAACTCGACGAGAATGCCATCATTTCGGCGATGGTCGGACGGGACCTGCTCGCATCCTCCCAGCACGAGCGGGATCCCGGCGGCAGGACCGTGCTTTCGGTCAGCAATCTGTCGCTGTCGAAGCCCGACCGCCAGGGTTGGCGGCAGGTGATCGACGGCGTCAGCTTCGATCTGGCAGCCGGAGAAATCCTCGGCATAGGCGGCCTTTTGGGTTCGGGCCGCACCGAGATCATGGAAGCGATCTTCGGCTCCAGCGACGGCCGGACCGGCGGCGAGATCCGGCTCGACGGCCTGCCCGTGGACATCCGCTCGCCGCGCGATGCCAGGCGCCTGGGCATTGCGCTGGTCACCGAGGACCGCAAGACGCAAGGCCTGCACCTGCAGGCCTCGATAACGGACAATGTCGCGCTGCCGCTGGTCGGATCGCTGGCGCGCTTCGGCATCCGCTCGCTGGCCGGCGAACAGGGGCTGGCGCGACAGGCGGTCAAGGCGCTCGGCATACGCTGCCAGGACATCGACCAGTCCGCCGGCACGCTGTCGGGCGGCAACCAGCAGAAGGTCGTCATCGCCAAATGGCTGGCGACGAGGCCGCGCGTGCTGTTGCTGGACGAGCCGACGCGCGGCATCGATGTCGGCGCCAAGCGCGAGATCTACGACCTCATCTTCCAGTTGGCGCGCGATGGCCTCGCGATCGCCGTCATCAGCTCCGAACTGCCGGAATTGCTGCATCTATCGGATCGCATCCTGGTGATGGCCGATGGCCGCCAGACCGGCATTCTGTCCCGCGATGCGGCCAGCGAAGAGGCGATCATGCGCCTCGCCGCCCCGCGCCGCACCCTGTCGAGACCTGCCGCATGA
- a CDS encoding LacI family DNA-binding transcriptional regulator, which produces MLHVAEAARVSVATVSALINGTATVSPELSQRIEQAIRDIGYKRNAIARSLKMGTTRTIGLTVPHITNPFFTDVVSVIQQAFDRAGYAVMLCCTDEDLNTQDDQIRLLLDRMVDGLIVARVGDGAILKGIVDAANVPVVLLDRVCEGVDTDTVVLDNQRAVFDAITYLINLGHRRIGYITGTSDISPMHDRMTGYREALHAAGLPVAEELVRSGNFHEIDGYNATMQLLSLHDRPSAIFSANNPMVIGTMKAIRDIGLSCPEDISVACFDDFPWSDVFQPQLTTVAQPVQAIGEQAANLLLDRLAGNRDAPPRKLVLKGRLMIRNSCRPLGAIAQSVNA; this is translated from the coding sequence ATGCTGCATGTGGCCGAGGCGGCGCGTGTCTCGGTCGCCACCGTTTCGGCGCTGATCAACGGCACGGCGACCGTCAGCCCTGAGCTCAGCCAGCGCATCGAACAGGCGATCCGCGATATCGGCTACAAGCGCAATGCCATCGCCCGCAGCCTGAAGATGGGCACGACGCGCACCATAGGCCTGACCGTGCCGCACATCACCAACCCGTTCTTCACCGATGTCGTCTCGGTCATCCAGCAGGCCTTCGACCGTGCCGGCTATGCCGTCATGCTGTGCTGCACCGACGAGGATCTGAACACGCAGGACGACCAGATCCGGCTGCTGCTCGACCGCATGGTCGACGGGCTGATCGTGGCCCGCGTCGGCGATGGTGCGATCCTCAAAGGGATCGTCGATGCCGCCAACGTGCCGGTCGTGTTGCTCGACCGCGTCTGCGAGGGTGTCGACACCGATACGGTGGTGCTCGACAACCAGCGCGCGGTGTTCGATGCCATCACCTATCTGATTAATCTCGGCCACCGGCGCATCGGCTACATCACCGGCACATCCGACATTTCGCCGATGCATGACCGCATGACGGGCTATCGCGAGGCGTTGCACGCCGCCGGCCTGCCGGTGGCCGAGGAGCTCGTCCGCTCCGGCAACTTCCATGAGATCGACGGCTACAACGCAACCATGCAGCTGCTGTCGCTGCATGACCGGCCGAGCGCGATCTTCTCGGCCAACAACCCGATGGTGATCGGCACCATGAAGGCGATCCGCGACATCGGCCTGTCCTGCCCGGAGGATATTTCGGTCGCCTGTTTCGACGATTTTCCGTGGTCCGACGTGTTCCAGCCGCAGCTGACCACCGTGGCGCAGCCGGTGCAGGCAATCGGCGAACAGGCGGCCAATCTGCTGCTTGACCGCCTCGCCGGCAACCGGGACGCGCCGCCGCGCAAGCTTGTGCTCAAGGGCCGGCTGATGATCCGCAATTCGTGCCGGCCATTGGGGGCAATCGCGCAGAGCGTGAATGCCTGA
- a CDS encoding inositol monophosphatase family protein, whose product MTHDLDARTQFAIDLARRAGELGLEYFRDLESLTIESKGHQDLVSQADREVELFIRAAIARDYPQDGIVGEEHASVASSTGHVWVIDPIDGTANFVRGIPAWCVVIACAKDGETVVGVIHEPSTGETFHGRLGGGAFINGRPIKASAATSLEEGSVGTGFSNRAEAGNIAVLIQKLLAEGGVFFRNASGALMLAYVASGRLLGYVEEHMNAWDCVAGMLLIEEAGGTVLKADRKTVLQSGTQVITGGKGVFSKLQALCSGVFKP is encoded by the coding sequence GTGACCCATGATCTTGACGCCCGCACGCAGTTCGCCATCGATCTGGCGCGCCGTGCAGGCGAACTCGGGCTCGAATATTTCCGCGATCTGGAAAGCCTGACCATCGAGAGCAAGGGCCATCAGGACCTGGTCTCGCAAGCCGACCGCGAGGTCGAGCTGTTCATCCGTGCGGCGATCGCCAGGGATTATCCGCAGGACGGCATCGTCGGCGAGGAACATGCCTCCGTCGCCAGTTCGACCGGCCATGTCTGGGTCATCGACCCGATCGACGGCACCGCCAATTTCGTGCGCGGCATTCCGGCCTGGTGCGTGGTGATCGCGTGCGCAAAGGACGGCGAGACGGTCGTCGGCGTCATTCACGAACCGTCGACCGGCGAGACGTTCCACGGCAGGCTCGGCGGCGGCGCCTTCATCAACGGCAGGCCGATCAAGGCAAGTGCGGCGACCAGCCTGGAAGAAGGCTCGGTGGGGACCGGATTCTCGAACCGCGCCGAAGCCGGGAACATCGCTGTGCTGATCCAGAAGCTCCTTGCCGAAGGCGGCGTCTTCTTCCGCAATGCGTCTGGCGCCCTGATGCTGGCCTATGTGGCCTCGGGCCGCTTACTTGGCTATGTCGAGGAACACATGAACGCCTGGGACTGCGTGGCCGGCATGCTGTTGATCGAGGAAGCCGGCGGCACCGTGCTGAAGGCTGATCGCAAAACGGTGCTGCAGAGCGGGACGCAGGTCATCACCGGCGGCAAGGGCGTCTTTTCGAAGCTGCAGGCGCTTTGTTCCGGGGTGTTCAAGCCCTGA
- a CDS encoding LLM class flavin-dependent oxidoreductase: MTELSVLDLSPIVEGSNASQSLANSLDLARHAERLGYKRYWLAEHHNMPGIASAATSVVIAHVAGGTKTIRVGAGGIMLPNHAPLVIAEQFGTLAALFPGRIDLGLGRAPGTDMNTARALRRNLEAGADSFPQDVVELMGYFLPAEEGQRLRAVPGEGQTVPIWILGSSLYGAQLAAMLGLPYAFASHFAPAELDHALDIYRSRFQPSEQLDRPHVMLGLNVFAAPTDAEARLLFTSLQQAFVNLRTGRPGRLPPPVENYDRDLDPMAKTMLGQALSCAVVGSPETVRQGIDAFVRRTGADELMVTAQIFDHAARVRSFEILADAHKSLSQAA, translated from the coding sequence ATGACCGAATTGTCTGTTCTCGACCTGTCGCCGATCGTCGAAGGCAGCAATGCCTCGCAGTCGCTGGCCAATTCGCTCGATCTCGCCCGCCATGCCGAGCGGCTGGGCTACAAGCGTTACTGGCTGGCCGAGCACCACAACATGCCGGGCATTGCCAGCGCCGCCACATCGGTGGTCATCGCCCATGTCGCCGGCGGCACCAAAACCATTCGCGTCGGCGCCGGCGGTATCATGCTGCCCAACCATGCGCCGCTGGTCATCGCCGAGCAGTTCGGCACGCTGGCCGCCCTGTTTCCCGGCCGCATCGATCTCGGCCTCGGCCGGGCCCCCGGCACCGACATGAACACCGCGCGCGCCTTGCGCCGCAACCTCGAGGCCGGCGCCGACAGTTTCCCGCAGGATGTCGTCGAGCTGATGGGCTATTTCCTCCCCGCCGAGGAAGGCCAGCGCTTGCGCGCCGTGCCGGGCGAGGGCCAGACCGTGCCGATCTGGATTCTCGGCTCCAGCCTCTACGGCGCGCAGCTCGCCGCCATGCTCGGCCTGCCCTATGCCTTCGCCTCGCATTTCGCGCCGGCCGAGCTCGACCATGCGCTGGACATCTATCGCTCGCGCTTCCAGCCGTCGGAACAGCTCGACAGGCCGCATGTCATGCTCGGCCTCAACGTCTTTGCCGCGCCCACCGATGCCGAGGCGCGGCTGCTGTTCACCTCGCTGCAGCAGGCCTTCGTCAATCTGCGCACCGGCCGGCCCGGACGGTTGCCGCCGCCGGTCGAGAACTATGACAGGGATCTCGACCCGATGGCCAAGACCATGCTCGGCCAGGCGCTGTCCTGCGCCGTCGTCGGCTCTCCCGAAACGGTGCGCCAGGGCATCGATGCCTTCGTGCGCCGCACCGGCGCCGACGAGCTGATGGTCACCGCGCAGATCTTCGATCACGCGGCGCGGGTGCGGTCGTTCGAGATCCTGGCTGACGCTCACAAATCGCTGTCGCAGGCGGCCTGA
- a CDS encoding arylamine N-acetyltransferase family protein yields MNDVPFDLDAYFARIGYAGPRDASLDTLKVLHFLHPQAIPFENIDPFLGQPVRLDLAALQDKIVLGGRGGYCFEHNLLFMHALRALGFEVVGLAARVLWGQSEDAITARSHMLLRVEFDGRTYIADVGFGGLTLTAPLLLEPGREQATPHETFRIVEAGDHFRLQAAIGGDWRSLYRFDLQPQYEVDYSVTNYFLSTSPTSHFLSTVIAARAAPDRRYALRGNRLSIHHLGGRTEQTEIATAAELADTLEGRLGIIIPDRTAFEARVRENKIVEINA; encoded by the coding sequence ATGAACGACGTTCCCTTCGACCTCGACGCCTATTTCGCCCGCATCGGTTACGCCGGTCCGCGGGATGCATCGCTGGATACGCTGAAGGTGCTGCATTTCCTGCACCCGCAGGCGATCCCGTTCGAAAACATCGATCCGTTTCTCGGCCAGCCCGTTCGGCTCGACCTTGCCGCGCTGCAGGACAAGATCGTCCTTGGCGGGCGTGGCGGCTATTGCTTCGAGCACAACCTCCTCTTCATGCATGCGCTGCGGGCGCTTGGTTTCGAGGTGGTCGGTCTGGCCGCGCGCGTGCTCTGGGGCCAGAGCGAGGACGCCATCACCGCGCGCAGCCACATGCTATTGCGCGTCGAGTTCGATGGCCGGACCTATATCGCCGATGTCGGCTTCGGCGGCCTGACCCTGACCGCGCCGCTGCTGCTCGAGCCGGGCCGCGAACAGGCGACCCCGCACGAGACATTCCGCATCGTCGAGGCCGGCGATCATTTCCGCCTGCAGGCCGCCATCGGCGGCGACTGGCGCTCGCTCTACCGCTTCGACCTGCAGCCGCAATACGAGGTCGACTATTCCGTCACCAACTATTTCCTGTCGACCAGCCCGACATCGCATTTCCTCAGCACTGTCATAGCGGCGCGCGCCGCGCCGGACCGGCGCTACGCGTTGCGCGGCAACCGCCTGTCGATCCATCACCTTGGCGGCCGCACCGAGCAGACAGAGATCGCCACCGCCGCCGAACTCGCCGACACGCTGGAAGGCCGGCTCGGCATCATCATTCCCGACCGCACGGCTTTCGAGGCCAGGGTGCGTGAGAATAAGATCGTGGAGATCAACGCATGA
- a CDS encoding AI-2E family transporter: MKAEPAATGAGVAESPDPRVEARADTHLMRSLLVGIFIFMSVYALYFGRAFFMPVMLAFLLALTLTPIVRLLRKRGIPEVVSATLLVILSICVFAIAGYLLSGPVIDLLNNTSSIGQQLTERLAQLRRPLERIMQISHQVEQMTETSQEPGIQKVAVAQSGILSSAASNILSAGTSLTIIFVLSLFLLSSGTMFYEKIIQSFASLSEKKRALRVVYDVEREISHYLLTVTIINAGLGAVIGLGLWALGMPNPLVWGVAAALFNFLPYVGALLTIVLVAVMALISFDTISYALLAPAFVLLCDVVEGQFVTPMVVGRRLEINAVAIFIAIAFWSWLWGFVGALMAVPLLVVIKVFCDHFEGLGHVGNFLAAQQTAVVEDEPVEENHKAAA, from the coding sequence ATGAAAGCCGAACCCGCCGCCACCGGCGCAGGCGTTGCTGAAAGCCCGGATCCGCGCGTCGAGGCCCGGGCGGACACGCATCTGATGCGCTCGCTGCTGGTCGGCATCTTCATTTTCATGAGCGTCTATGCGCTCTATTTCGGCCGCGCCTTCTTCATGCCGGTGATGCTGGCTTTCCTGTTGGCGCTGACATTGACGCCGATCGTGCGGCTGCTGCGCAAGCGCGGCATTCCCGAAGTGGTTTCGGCGACGCTCCTGGTTATTTTGTCCATCTGCGTTTTCGCCATCGCCGGCTATCTGCTCTCAGGTCCTGTCATCGATCTCCTCAACAACACCTCGTCGATCGGCCAGCAACTGACCGAGCGGCTGGCGCAGTTGCGGCGTCCGCTGGAAAGGATCATGCAGATTTCGCATCAGGTCGAACAGATGACCGAGACCTCGCAAGAGCCGGGTATCCAGAAAGTCGCGGTCGCCCAGTCCGGCATCCTGTCGTCGGCCGCCAGCAACATCCTGTCGGCCGGAACAAGCCTCACTATCATCTTCGTGCTGTCGCTGTTCCTGCTCTCCTCCGGCACCATGTTCTACGAGAAGATCATCCAGTCCTTCGCCAGCCTCAGCGAAAAGAAGCGGGCGCTGCGCGTCGTCTATGACGTGGAGCGCGAGATCTCGCACTATCTGCTCACCGTCACCATCATCAATGCCGGTCTCGGCGCGGTCATAGGCCTCGGCCTGTGGGCGCTCGGCATGCCCAACCCGCTGGTCTGGGGTGTGGCCGCGGCATTGTTCAACTTCCTGCCCTATGTCGGCGCGCTGTTGACCATCGTGCTGGTCGCCGTGATGGCGCTGATCAGCTTCGACACCATTTCCTACGCGCTTCTGGCGCCGGCCTTCGTGCTGTTGTGCGACGTCGTCGAAGGCCAGTTCGTGACGCCGATGGTGGTCGGCAGGCGTCTGGAGATCAACGCGGTGGCGATCTTCATCGCCATTGCCTTCTGGTCGTGGCTGTGGGGTTTCGTCGGCGCCCTGATGGCGGTGCCGCTGCTGGTCGTCATAAAAGTGTTCTGCGACCATTTCGAGGGACTTGGCCATGTCGGCAATTTCCTCGCCGCGCAGCAAACCGCCGTGGTGGAGGACGAACCCGTGGAAGAGAACCACAAGGCCGCCGCCTAG
- a CDS encoding LLM class flavin-dependent oxidoreductase — MELGLYTFADVSPQPGPGAIGPYERLRNLIEEVELADQVGLDVFGLGEHHRPDYAASAPVVALAAAAERSKRIKLTSAVTVLSSDDPVRVFQQFATLDLLSGGRAEIMAGRGSFIESFPLFGYNLEDYDELFAEKLDLLLAIRDQVKVTWSGNLRAPINDRGVYPRPFRDRLPVWIAIGGTPQSAARAGALGLPLALAIIGGEPARFAPLFDLYREAAKRAGSDPAGLATSINVHGFIADTTEQAADDFYGPQAEVMNRIGRERGWGPTSRAHFDQSRGPNGALFVGSPEQVAEKIVAQHRIFKNDRFLLQMAIGTMPHAKIMKAIELYGTKVAPIVRKETAKSAPAVAAPVA; from the coding sequence ATGGAACTCGGTCTCTACACCTTTGCCGACGTCAGCCCGCAGCCCGGCCCAGGCGCCATCGGGCCGTATGAGCGGCTGCGCAACCTCATCGAGGAGGTCGAGCTGGCCGACCAGGTCGGTCTCGACGTCTTTGGTCTGGGCGAGCATCACCGCCCCGACTATGCGGCCTCCGCGCCGGTCGTGGCGCTGGCCGCCGCCGCCGAGCGCTCGAAGCGCATCAAGCTGACCAGCGCGGTCACGGTGCTCTCCTCGGACGATCCGGTGCGCGTCTTCCAGCAATTCGCCACGCTCGATCTTCTCTCGGGCGGCCGTGCCGAGATCATGGCCGGGCGCGGCTCGTTCATCGAATCCTTCCCGCTGTTCGGCTACAATCTCGAGGACTATGACGAGCTCTTCGCCGAAAAGCTCGACCTGCTGCTCGCCATCCGCGATCAGGTGAAGGTCACCTGGTCCGGCAATCTGCGCGCGCCGATCAACGATCGCGGCGTCTATCCCCGGCCCTTTCGGGACAGGCTGCCGGTCTGGATCGCCATTGGCGGCACGCCGCAATCCGCCGCCCGCGCGGGTGCGCTCGGCCTGCCGCTGGCGCTTGCCATCATCGGCGGCGAGCCGGCGCGCTTCGCGCCGCTGTTCGACCTCTACCGCGAGGCCGCCAAGCGCGCCGGCAGCGACCCGGCGGGCCTCGCCACCAGCATCAACGTGCATGGCTTCATCGCCGACACGACCGAACAGGCGGCCGACGATTTCTACGGTCCGCAGGCTGAGGTGATGAACCGCATCGGCCGCGAGCGCGGCTGGGGCCCGACGTCGCGGGCGCATTTCGACCAGTCGCGTGGGCCCAACGGCGCCCTGTTCGTCGGCAGCCCCGAGCAGGTGGCCGAAAAGATCGTTGCCCAGCACAGGATCTTCAAAAATGACCGATTCCTGCTGCAGATGGCAATTGGCACCATGCCGCACGCCAAGATCATGAAGGCGATCGAACTCTACGGCACCAAAGTGGCGCCGATCGTGCGCAAGGAAACGGCGAAGTCCGCGCCGGCGGTGGCGGCGCCGGTGGCATAA
- a CDS encoding DUF6481 family protein: MAIYREKDIFERRNAANEAKKALLERFKSKPAADDPAVLARQAERKAILQAREIREAEKARLKQEKLAREAAEKAEREAAAESARIAAEEAAQAEAKIREAEETERIARLLADEAERKAKRDARYAARKARTGRAPPGFSAR; encoded by the coding sequence TTGGCTATCTACAGGGAAAAAGACATTTTCGAGCGGCGCAATGCCGCGAACGAGGCAAAGAAGGCGCTTCTGGAGCGCTTCAAGTCAAAGCCGGCGGCAGATGATCCTGCGGTGCTGGCGCGACAGGCCGAACGCAAGGCGATCCTCCAGGCTCGTGAGATCCGCGAAGCCGAGAAGGCAAGGCTGAAGCAGGAAAAGCTGGCACGCGAAGCGGCTGAGAAGGCCGAGCGCGAGGCAGCAGCCGAATCGGCACGTATCGCCGCCGAAGAGGCAGCCCAGGCCGAAGCCAAAATTCGGGAAGCCGAAGAGACCGAGCGCATTGCCCGCCTGCTTGCAGACGAGGCCGAGCGCAAGGCCAAGCGCGACGCCCGTTATGCGGCGCGCAAGGCTCGGACCGGCCGCGCTCCTCCGGGCTTCTCCGCCCGCTAA
- the sugE gene encoding quaternary ammonium compound efflux SMR transporter SugE yields MSWILLFFAGLFEIGWAIGLKYTDGFTRLVPTALTVASMIVSLTLLGLALKALPVGTAYAVWTGIGTVGTALLGIWLLGEPATAIRLACIALIVCGIMGLKFAV; encoded by the coding sequence ATGTCATGGATTCTTCTGTTTTTCGCCGGCCTGTTTGAAATCGGCTGGGCGATCGGCCTCAAATACACCGACGGATTTACCAGGCTGGTTCCGACTGCGCTGACGGTCGCCTCGATGATCGTCAGCCTCACCTTGCTCGGCCTGGCGCTGAAGGCGCTTCCCGTCGGCACCGCCTATGCGGTGTGGACCGGAATCGGCACGGTCGGCACGGCCCTGCTCGGCATCTGGCTGCTCGGCGAGCCCGCCACTGCGATCCGGCTCGCCTGCATCGCGCTGATCGTCTGCGGCATTATGGGGCTGAAGTTCGCGGTCTGA
- a CDS encoding transglutaminase-like domain-containing protein: MRIHIGCEMSFDFPQETPLIAMLNVHYSRASDLERPDFLTSSPPVPIQGYRDSFGNWCNRFVAPPGRFTFGTDAVIRDPGTFEMAELMAWQHEVRDLPAETLLFLLPSRFCESDLLASEAWRLFGHTPLGIPRVQAVCDFVHNHIVFNYGNARPTRTAAEAYREQSGVCRDYAHLAVTFCRALNIPTRYCTGYISDIGMPKPWSSMDFAAWMEVYLGGRWHVFDPRNNAPRIGRILIASGRDAADVPLTHIFGPGTLAGFKVWTDEIVE, translated from the coding sequence ATGCGGATCCACATCGGCTGCGAGATGAGTTTCGACTTCCCGCAGGAGACGCCGCTCATCGCGATGCTCAATGTCCACTATTCGCGCGCCTCCGACCTCGAGCGCCCGGATTTCCTGACTTCCAGCCCGCCAGTTCCAATTCAGGGTTATCGCGACAGTTTCGGCAATTGGTGCAACCGCTTCGTGGCGCCGCCCGGGCGGTTCACCTTCGGCACGGATGCGGTGATCCGCGATCCCGGCACCTTCGAAATGGCCGAACTGATGGCCTGGCAGCACGAGGTGCGCGACCTGCCGGCGGAGACGCTGCTGTTCCTCCTGCCCAGCCGGTTCTGCGAGAGCGACCTTTTGGCCAGCGAAGCCTGGCGGCTGTTCGGCCATACGCCGCTCGGCATCCCGCGCGTGCAGGCGGTGTGCGATTTCGTTCACAACCACATCGTCTTCAACTACGGCAACGCACGGCCGACGCGCACGGCGGCGGAAGCCTATCGCGAGCAGAGCGGCGTATGCCGCGACTACGCGCATCTTGCCGTCACCTTCTGCCGGGCGCTCAACATCCCGACTCGCTACTGCACCGGCTACATCAGCGATATCGGCATGCCGAAGCCGTGGTCGAGCATGGATTTCGCCGCTTGGATGGAAGTCTATCTCGGCGGCCGCTGGCACGTCTTCGACCCGCGCAACAATGCGCCGCGCATCGGCCGCATCCTGATCGCTTCCGGCCGCGACGCGGCGGATGTGCCGCTGACCCATATTTTCGGCCCGGGTACGCTCGCTGGCTTTAAGGTGTGGACCGACGAGATCGTCGAATAG
- a CDS encoding cation diffusion facilitator family transporter gives MAGHGGSKAVIYAALAGNLAIALTKFAAAFFTGSSAMLSEGVHSLVDTGNGGLLLYGMHRAARPADRTHPLGHGRELYFWSFIVALLVFALGAGVSFYEGIIHIMAPEPVANVTVNYAVLGLSFLFEGGSWMVALKEFRREKGTQGWLQAVQSSKDPSVYTVLFEDSAALLGLIVAFAGILAAQLLEMPELDGAASIGIALILGATAIFLARESKGLLIGEPASLEVQKKVLAIAQQDPAVQRANGVLTVHMGPQEIVAGLSIEFEDHLAAPEIEACVERIEGRLKKEMPEITRLFVKPQTTGTWEQRRKLIDAAS, from the coding sequence ATGGCCGGGCATGGCGGCTCCAAAGCGGTCATCTATGCGGCGCTCGCCGGCAATCTGGCCATCGCGCTGACCAAGTTCGCCGCCGCTTTCTTCACCGGCAGCTCGGCCATGCTGTCGGAAGGCGTGCATTCGCTGGTCGATACCGGCAATGGCGGCCTGCTGCTTTACGGCATGCACAGGGCCGCGCGCCCGGCCGACCGCACGCATCCGCTCGGGCACGGCCGCGAACTCTATTTCTGGAGCTTCATCGTTGCGCTGCTGGTTTTCGCGCTGGGCGCCGGCGTGTCGTTCTACGAAGGCATCATCCACATCATGGCGCCGGAGCCGGTCGCCAACGTCACGGTGAACTATGCCGTTCTGGGCCTCTCCTTCCTGTTCGAAGGCGGCTCCTGGATGGTGGCGCTGAAGGAATTCCGCCGGGAGAAGGGCACGCAAGGCTGGCTGCAGGCCGTGCAATCGAGCAAGGACCCCAGCGTCTATACCGTGCTGTTCGAGGACAGTGCCGCCCTTCTCGGCCTGATCGTCGCTTTTGCCGGCATATTGGCGGCGCAACTTCTGGAGATGCCGGAGCTCGATGGCGCCGCCTCGATCGGCATCGCGCTCATCCTCGGCGCGACCGCGATTTTCCTCGCCCGTGAAAGCAAGGGCCTGCTCATCGGCGAGCCGGCCTCGCTCGAGGTGCAGAAAAAGGTGCTGGCGATCGCCCAGCAGGATCCGGCGGTGCAGCGGGCGAACGGCGTCCTGACAGTCCACATGGGACCACAAGAGATCGTCGCCGGGCTCAGCATCGAATTCGAGGACCATCTGGCGGCACCGGAAATCGAGGCCTGTGTCGAGCGCATCGAGGGCCGCCTGAAGAAGGAGATGCCGGAGATCACGCGGCTGTTCGTCAAGCCCCAGACCACGGGTACCTGGGAGCAGCGGCGCAAGCTGATCGATGCCGCCTCCTAA
- a CDS encoding GFA family protein: MKIDGGCHCGAINYEAEVDPEKTSICHCTDCQQLTGTAFRVSVRVPEEDYHITRGTPKVYIKTGASGAKRAQGFCGECGSHLYATSVGDGPKVYGIRVGTARQRDELVPKTQYWHRSALHWLPEFEGIRIVEEQ, translated from the coding sequence ATGAAGATCGACGGCGGGTGCCATTGCGGCGCCATCAATTACGAAGCTGAGGTCGACCCAGAAAAGACCTCGATCTGCCACTGCACGGACTGCCAGCAGTTGACCGGCACGGCGTTTCGCGTCTCGGTGCGGGTGCCGGAGGAGGACTACCACATCACCAGGGGCACGCCGAAAGTCTACATCAAGACCGGGGCCAGCGGTGCCAAGCGCGCCCAGGGCTTTTGCGGAGAATGCGGTTCGCATCTCTATGCGACGTCTGTCGGTGACGGGCCAAAGGTTTACGGCATCCGCGTCGGCACGGCGCGGCAGCGCGACGAACTCGTTCCCAAGACGCAGTACTGGCATCGGTCGGCGCTGCACTGGCTGCCGGAATTCGAGGGCATCAGGATCGTGGAGGAGCAGTAG